The Peromyscus eremicus chromosome 16_21, PerEre_H2_v1, whole genome shotgun sequence genome includes the window GAAAGGCTCCGTGCAAAGCCTTTCCAAACTAGGTCAAAGGAAAGGCTGGGAGTCCTCAGCTGAGACCAGGGGTCTCAGTGAGCTGTGGCTATCACAATACTATAACACATCTCTGGGCTCTGACGCTGAGACCTGGCACACGTGCAGTGGTGTGTAGAAGTCCATGGGACAGAGCTTGTGTGAGAAGCCACACCATGTATATGAGCAAGGAAGTCCACACTGTGTGGCATAGAAGCCCCACTCTGCACAGCCAGGCCTTTGAATTGctgagttctgttctcatgttACTATGCACACACCTCTGTCCACTGCTTTCTGGGGCACAAGAACCTGGGACACCCAGTGAGTGCCCACTGTGCCCAGGCATCTGACAATATGGAGGACACTGGGGAGCAGAGGCTACAGGCGGGATGCTCTGGCCACAgtgctggtctcagactcaggaGAGAGTCTGAGATGGGCTCATCACCTCTCTCTCCCAGCCACAGGCAGGCTGGACCACCCTCTGAGGACAAAGCTGGAGGATACAATAGCCTTGGTGCTCAATGCCATCACCAGGTAGCCTGGCAGGTGGCCACAAGGTAGAGGGCACAGGGTCAGCCCAGGAAGGCCATACTTCCCTCTAAATATGCCTATTCTTAGGGCAACCAGCCCAACAAGAGTTTATGACTGAGCTCCGCAGAGCTCCCTCCAGACTGAACaacaaggaagaggaagggcccAGAGCCTCCTGCAGCAAAACACGCCTGGGGGATAAAAGCCCAGAGCCCAGAGcacctcacacacactcactcaacaCTCACACAGTCACTCAAcacactcccagctcccagctcccagccaaCCCCGCCATGGCCGCctccaccatgtctgtctgctccGACGCTTGTACTAACTCCTCCTGGCAGGTGGATGACTGCCCAGAGAGCTGCTGTGAGCCTACCTGCTGTGCCCCCAGCTACTGTGcccccagctgctgccagcccagctgctgtgtgCCCAGTTGCTGCCAACCCAGCTGCTGTGTGCCCAGTTGCTGCCAACCCAGCTGCTGTGTGCCCAgttgctgccagcccagctgctgtgtgcccagttgctgccagcccagctgctgccagACCAGCTGCTGTGCCCCAGCCCCCTGCATTACTCTTGTCTGTACCCCAGTGAGCTGTGTGTCCAGTCCCTGCTGCCAATCTTCCTGCAACAGCTGCTGCACACCCTCATGCTGCCAACAGTCTAGCTGCCAGCCCGATTGCTGCACCTGCTCCCCCTGCCAGCCTTCCTGCTGTGTGCCCGTTTGTTGCAAGCCTGTCTGCTGTGTGCCAGTCTGCTGTGGAGCTTCCTCCTCATGCTGCCAGCAGTCTAGCTGTGAGCCCTCTTGCTGCACCTGCTCCCCCTGCCAGCCGTCCTGCTGTGAACCCACATGCTGTGAGCCTTTGTGTTGTGAACCTGTCTGCTGCACGCCTATCTGCTCTGGATCCTCCTCATGCTGCCAGCCATCCTGCTGTGtgcctgtctgctgcaagcctgtctgctgcaCACCCATCTGCTCTGGATCCTCCTCATGCTGCCAGCAGTCTAGCTGCCAGCCCTCATGCTGTCAATCCTCCTGCTGTGCTcctgtctgctgcaagcctgtctgctgcaagcctgtctgctgcaagcctgtctgctgcaagccctgctccaGTGTGTCCCTGCTCTGCCGCCCTGTGTGCAGACCTGCCTGCTGTGTGCCCACCTCCTCCTGCTGTGCCTCCtcctgccagcccagctgctgcaaGTCCTGCTCCAGCGTGTCCATGCTCTGCCACCCAGCCTGCTCTAGACAAGTCAGCTGTAGCCTCTCTTCTGGCCAGAAGTCCAGCTGCTGACCCCGAGTGCCCATCTGGGGTACTGTCCGGCACAGGCTGCTCTGCACTACTCTAACCATTCCCAGCCTCTAGCCTTGATCACAGAAGATTAGCCATGGCCATCCAGAAGATGGTTGGCTCCTGAGTCCTTCCCTGAGGCTGCCTGAATGGAGCCCCACTGCCTCCTTAGGCCCTAAGTCATGAGATTAGTCCCAACTCCAGCAGTTTTAGCCTTACCTGGGCTCTCTCACTGCATATATCCTGATAAGCCCGCCTTTGGGGCCTGcgaagatagttcagtggttaagaacacttacgctcttgcaaaggacccgagTCCTGTTCCCTGTGCACAGTGGGTGACTGACAACTGCCTGTAGGTTGTCATTCCTTTTCCAGGGCATTTGctgccctcctctggtctctctgGAGACCTGCACtcatctgtacacacatacacacacacacacacacacacacacacacacacacacacacacttaaaaaaataaatctttaaacttGCCGCTGTCTCCTACCGACTTGTGTCTTGTGTGTGGCATGGGGTGGATGGACATGAAGGACCAGACTTCATGCAGCAAGTGGGTCCTAGCTCAAGGGTACACGATGGCTCTTCTCAGAGTAGCTCCTTGGTATCTGAGGTTAGGAATGTGGGGAAAAATGACTACTTGGTAGTCATAGAACCCTGAGCCATACCTGTTCTTCCCAGCCCCACAGctgctcttgagtgctgggatccactTAGCATGACCCTCCTATTGGAAGACACATCCCCAGCCTCCTCTGGGAGGACCAGCCTTTTATGGCAGTTGCTCATTCTGCCTCCAGCTTTCTCTGTAGCTCTACCCTCCCCAGGATCTACATCTCAACCAGGGCTCCAGCTCCAGCCAGGATTCTGAAGCCCCAAGAATGTCAGCCTCCTGCAGTCTTCTGGGTGCCTCCTGCCAATCAACCCAGCCCTCCTGGATTCTAACACATTTCCTGCAGCCCTGCTGCCCTGCTGCCCTTCCAAGGAGCTGCCCCACACAGTGTGGAGCTGATGTCCTTCCTTGCTGCTTGGCATGCCAGACCCAACATCCCACCCTGCCCAAGCGCAGGGACCTCATGAGTGGATGCTGGGTAGAGTGTGATGATTAATACCACCAACTTGACGAGATCTAGAGTCACCTTGGAAACGATCTGTCAGCATATGTGATGTCCCCTCTTCAGGCCAGAAGTCTAGCTGCTGATCCCCAGTCCTCATCAGGGATACTGTCCCCCACAGCCTGCTTCTCTACTACTCTAGTTTTTCCTGCCTTCTAGCCTTGACCACAGAGGACTAGCcattggcctccataggctcatgtatttgaatgctcagTTCCCTaagtggtggaactgtttgggaaggattaggaggtgtgtccatgttggaggaggtgtggccatattggaggaggtgtggccatgttgaagGAGGTATGGCCATGTTGGAGAGGTGTGGTcatattggaggaggtgtgtccatgttggaggaggtgtggccatgtgggggaggtgtggccatgttggaggaggtgtgtcactgtgggtgggctttgaggtttggaAAGTCCAAGTCAGGCCCAGTCTTGGTGGAGTaagatgcaagctctcagctcTTATTCTAGtgcgtgcctgcctgcctgcctgcctgctgttttGCTCCCAGTCATGATGTCATGGACTcagcctttgaaactgtaagcaagcccccagtaaaatgctttcttttgtaagttgccttggtcatggtgtctcttcacagcacagaacagtgactaagatagcatgtctgtgagggagtttttaGATTGGGTTGACTGAGCTGGGACtacccaccctaaatgtgagtGGCACCGTGGTCCTGGGCTGgattaaaagaagaaagcaagctgagcaccagcagtcctctctctctctctctctctctctctctctctctctctctctctctctctctttccttcctggctGTAGACACAgctgaccagctgcctcactctCCTGCCACTGCACCATCCCCACTATGACGGACTGTGTCCCCAGGAACCGTGAGCCACGCAAAACTTTTATTCTCTGAAGTTGCTTCCTGTGatgtgttttgttacagcaacaagaaGAACGAATAACACACTGGGTGCCACCAACGGTGCCACcagacccaggtcctcacacACAGGGTGCCACcagacccaggtcctcacacACAGGCCTCGTGTGTTCAGGGAGccacctccctcccctcactCAGAAGACCACCTGAGACAACCACCAGGGGCATCCCAGCACCAGAGACCAAATGACACAGTGTTGTCCACCTTCCTGAGGGGCAAATCTATGTGGCCATAGATAAGAGGTTCCAGAGGGCCATGATGGTCACATCCTGCTGTGGGTGTTGAGTAGCCAACAGGTAAGGCTCAACTTCCCCCAACATATGTCTGTCCCTGTTTGGTGCCCAGTGGCCATGGGGTTGGCTCAGAAGACGGATAGGAGAGGACTCATTGTGACCTCTGTCTGCCACCCTCACCTCTGCATGCTGACACCCAAAACACAGGGCCTCATCTGCTTAGTGACCCTTGGTGTGCCAGCCAGGAAGTGTGTCCCCTATCTCCTAGGAGCCTCCTTCCTTGTTGGCCATATTAGCTTCCAAAGTTGTTAATCACAGGGTGACCCTGGAACTCTGCCAGCCCAGCCCAGTCCAGGCATCATCCTGGGAGAAATGAGAACATCCGTCCATCTAGAGCAGTGTGCACTGAGGTTCTGGCAGCAGACAACAGGGAATTATTCAAGTGTCCATCAGCAGCAGAGTGGATAAATGTGTGGGGACTGTCCGTACAGGAAACATCACACGGCTGTGGAGGAGCCAGCCAGGTGGAGTCACCTTGGAAGCACCATGCTTGATGAGACGGCATGAGGCCACGTGTGGAGTATGCATAACAGGGACTTCGGAGACGGACAGCAGGTGCACAGACCAGTCAGACAAATACCCGGCACAGAGAGCCGAGGGGGCCAAGCCCTCTTGACTCATGGTTTCGAAGGGCCCAGCTTTTGCCCTGTTCATTCTGAGTCTGTGATAAGACAGAATGTCACATAACCCCAAGCACAGGGCCAAGGCTGCTCCCCTCAtggccagcaggaagcagaatgaggaggggcaggaagaaCCTGGAAAGGCCTGCATCCAGTGgcctacttcctccagtaagaACAATGACCTAATGTTTTGTTCAGTTCCCCAACAGCACCACCACCTGGAGACCAGGCACTCAACACATGAACTTGGGGGGACATTCTGTATGCAAATCATGACAGTGGGTGTCACAGGTGGGCCAGGGGTTGACAGAAAGACCACTCAGGGATAAGGAGCCTAGGGTGAGCTAAGGTACATACACTGAAGACAACCAAGTGCTGTGAGGATGTTCTGACACCCTTGGCCATGCCCTTCAAGCCATGATCCACGGCACCCTAAGCACTTCTCAGGAAAACCACCCATAGGAGCCGCAGGCCATCATTAGGTCCCTGTGGCTGATAGCCCCGTCCCTTCACCTTAACTAGGGCACTGTCTGAGAGCATAGAGCCCATGGCCACAGACCCTTAAAGCTGAAGGCTAACTCTGAAGTTGAGCCTGATGGAAACAGGACAGCAAAGCCAGGTTCAAGGCACAAAGGATGGCTGTGGGTACCTGGGATCTTTGGCTGACTGTGCCTATTCTTGAAGAAGAGCAACCAAGATAGATGTCGCCTCCAGCCCAGCAAGGGACAAACCAGCCACCTCCTACTCAGTCCCCTGTAATGGGGTCACTTCAGAAATATGACCAAGTGACTGGGACCCTTGCCACAAACCTGGCTGTCAGCAAGAGACTTGGCCAAAGTTGGAGCAGATGACAACACACAGCCCAGGGACATACAAGAGCCAGGAGGGCACCTCAAGACACTCGCAGGTGTCTGAAGCACTGGATAGGGCTAAGCACCAGTCTGGGGGTTTTCCAATGCCTCGGCACCTCCAAGGAAGCTAGACTCAGAAGATGAACTATGTACCAATAGGAACAGTTACAACAATGtgccataataaaaataattgtaaaagcCTTTGTGGTTTATTTCTGCCATTTTTCATTCTGGAGTTTTCAAACTTCTGGAAAGTGAAACAGGTAGACACAGGAGGTTGTGGACTAAGAGCAGGATGCTATCCTAAAGAatgaggatggggagggagaaagggagaaggaaggtatgagggagggaggaagacaccCAGAGTCCTGGAAACTAAAGCAGCAGCCTGCAGGTGAGGGTGCTTGCCAACAGGGCGCATGGTGGATGGAGTATGTGATGCAGctgaagtggggtgggggtgcgggCGTTGCTGCTAAGATGAGGATCAGGAGAGCTGGAAACCAGAGTGGGGAAGGCAGGAGCCGGAATCATGGGCAGGAGCACTCAGACTGTAAGATGAGAAGCTTCCTGAAGCTGAAGGGATGCGTGAGACCAGAGCTGAGGAAAGCATCATGGTGCTGGGAGAGGGgcggggggcagggaggaggggtggcCACAGATGTGGTACAAGGTTCTAGAAAGAGATGAGCTCATCAGAAGGGCAAACCAGTCACAAGCCCAAGATGGTGACACACCTCTGGGATGTGGAAAGGAGTTGGACTGAaccttggctacatggtgaggccagcctgggctacaggagctactgtctaaaaaaagaaaaggaagtttcGGGTATACCCTTGCTGCTCCTGACACCCTGAGGGAATGCCAAGTCACCCCACAGAAGGAAGGCTGGCCCTCTCTGCAAAGCTATAGGATGCCCAGATCTGCCACGGTGGCCTCAGAGATTGATCTACATGGGAGAGGGCAGATGTGTGAGTCAGGACCTCTGTCTAACCTGGCAGTGTCCACATGATTTTCATTTCATAGAGAGTTAAAAATGGCTGGTGTGACAGTCCTCACCTGAAACCCCAGGCCTGGGGAGGCTGGGACAAGGCCAACCTTCACAATGAGATGCTACATAAGCACagcccctgggggtgggggtgggtaaagTTGACTACTTAGAAGCTTACACTGCCGGGAACAGCAAGTACCACAGGTGGAAGAACACAGAAATTCGTTTACAACCAACTGCCTCCGAGAAGCGGCAGAATGAAAACACCGGCCAGAGGGGCCACGCACACGCTGTGGAAATAAatattgaaggaggaagggaTTCTAGTGGAGCCAGTGACAGGGGACCCCacatcagaggccagcctgggctatagaggcCCTGACCCCCAACCCCGAAGTAGTAAAAAAGTAACAGTGAGATATGGAGCTGGCCTTTTCAATGGACCAAGGGAGTTTTAAAGGAAAATCTAATGAAACAAAGCCATCAATGGGAGCAGGAGTGAGCGCGTGGGTTCGGGAGTTTTTAGTTTTAGGTGGACTAGGACAGCGTGGGACTGACACAATGAAGATTTTAGTCTGACTCTTCAGACGTGGGCTCGGGTGCTTTTAAAGGGGTCTGCCATGGGAAGACCTTTCCCACAACACGTTTAACCTCCTGGAGCTGGGGTGAAGCCATGGGGCTTCAGAACTGTTCTAGTAAGACTGCTGGGTCCCTGGTGCTAAAATCAGCAGGGAGAagtgggcagacagacagacagacagagggaagaaCTGAGGGAGAGAGCATGATATAAAGTAAGAGACTCTGGGTAAAGTGTCAGCATATTCCATGTGTAAGCCGTTATGGACACTCCTTAAAGACTTCAAGTCACCCCGTGCCCCAGAAGTTCAGCTGTGGACACGTGGAAGAGACacggacacccccacccccatccccctccccacacacacctcagcCACTGCAGCACAATTCACCGCGGCCAagtggtggaggaggagatgaATGGGGAAACAGGTTTAGTCTTTTACAAAGAGGAAGTGCCGCCATTTGTGACAACAGGCTGAGACTGGAGGATACTCCACAAAGTGAAATAATGCAGGCACAAACAGCCCCATCTCACTGCCGTGCAATGTCTAAAATGTCAGCTCACGAGGGGTGAACCCAAGCCCAAGGGTCAAACAGCCTAGTGTTCCGATCTGGAAACTGATGGACACACTCTGTGTGGGGTCTAGCAGTCTGGGTAACCGAGGAGAGCAAGCATGTAAACTCAAGGGGACTTTGCTGGAGTCACAGGGACATTCCATTCGCATCCCAAGATGAAACCACGCTTCTGTGAAACTGAAGATTGAACGGCCATGAGAAGTTAAACACTGGCAACTCAGTATAAGGATGAGTAATAGACTCTAGTGACAGAAGGCGTCTGGAAATAAAACCAGGTCGATCTTGCAGAGAAGTGTGCGCAGAGTAAAAGTGAGGAAAATGGGAGGATCGAGACCCGCTGAAGGATCACACCAGAAGGAACAGTGTCTAGAGTCACCAAGGGGAGAGCCAAGAAAGGAGAAACGGGTTTTAGGATAATCCTGAGATGAGATGTCACACTGCAAGTCTCAACAGACGACAAAGCAACACACAGTCTGGAAAGAGATACCATCGTTCTAgaataagaaggaagaaagagagcaaCAGACAGAAGttgaaagacagagaaaactgTCTGGAAACTCCAGTTGTCTCTGCTCAGGAACATGGGCACCAAGATAATAGGCATCGTTACCTGGGCTTCGAGGGACACTGGTTCAAACCCAGAATTTTTGTtggattgtttttgttgttgttgttgttgttgttgtttgtttgttttttgagaccgggtttctctgtgtagccttggctgtcctggagctcactctgtagaccaggctagccttgagctcacagagatctgcctgcctctgcctccctagtgctgggattaaaggcgtgcaccatcaccacccagctccaaaccAGGATTCTATACCCAGCCAGACTATCCTGGCATGGGTGAGTGGGCAGGCATGTCAGGAGCTTCTGAAGTGTGGCCACTGCAGGATGTGGAGTCTCTggccaaaaagaaaacagaaaaggctCAGAGTCTCACTGGAAATGCTGAGTGTCTTGGAGGACCAGGCACAGCTGAGGGAAGATGCCACCCTACCCAGCAAAGTCTCCCTCACAATGTACACACAGCCTCCTGTCAACAAGCCTGTTTCTGAGTCAACTGTGTTGTATAAGACTTGCATCTTGCTAACAtgtggagagggaaagggggtggGAGAGCTGTTATTAAGCCCCCAGTGAGTTGTATTATGTAACGCGTGTTTTTTATTTTgcctatgttttaaaatgtttaaagcaatagtaataacaataataataataataggtccCAGTCACTCAAGCACAGGGTAACAACCCCAGAATCCAGCACCATGGAGCCCTGCTCACCTCCAAAACCTCTCAAGGGAAGTGGCCTCAAATGTTTTCCAGGCCTTCAGCAGAgtcgaaacaaaaacaaacacaggtGAGGCGTGCACACTGCAGATGACCAGCGCTAATGAGGGGCCCcagccagccagtaagcaggaAGGCAGGCCTGAGAAGTTTCTCACTAGGAAAACACCAGCCCAGGGCCGTATAAAAGCTGGCAGCGGCCCCtcatactcacactcacacactcacactcacactctcacagCTCCTACCAGGCCTGCCCGCCATGGCCACCTCCACCATGTCCATCTGCTCCAGTGACCTGAGCTACGACAGCCGGGTCTGCCTGCCCGGTTCCTGTGATTCTTGTACTGACTCCTCCTGGCAGGTGGACGACTGCCCAGAGAGCTGCTGTGAGCCTACCTGCTGTGGCCCCAGCTGCTGTACCCCCAGCTGCTGTGTGCCCAGCTGCTGTGTGCCCAgttgctgccagcccagctgctgtgccccagcctcctgcctgACCTTTGTCTGCACCCCAGTGAGCTGTGTGTCCAGCCCCTGCTGCCAATCTGCCTGCAGCAGCTGCTGCACACCCTCATGCTGCACCTCCTCACCTTGTTGTGTGACCCTTtgctgcaagcctgtctgctgcaCACCCATCTGCTCTGGATCCTCCTCATGCTGCCAGCAGTCTAGCTGCCAGCCAGCTTGCTGTACCTGCTCCCCCTGTCAGCCATCCTGCTGTGtgcctgtctgctgcaagcctgtctgctgcaagcctgtctgctgcaCACCCATCTGCTCTGGATCCTCCTCATGCTGCCAGCAGTCTAGCTGCCAGCCCTCATGCTGTCAATCCTCCTGCTGTGtgcctgtctgctgcaagcctgtctgctgcaagccctgctccaGTGTGTCCCTGCTCTGCCGCCCTGTGTGCAGACCTGCCTGCTGTGTGCCCACCTCCTCCTGCTGTGCCTCCtcctgccagcccagctgctgcaagccctgctccaGTGTGTCCCTGCTCTGTAGCCCTGCCTGCTCCCGCCAggcctgctgtggcctctcctcggGCCAGAAGTCCAGCTGCTAACAGGCTGAATCTCTCAGTCTTCGCAGGCTACGTCTGCTTTTAAGCGATTCTCCACTCTCAGGAGCCCCTGGAAGCCGCCCGGGGTCACCAGAGTCGTCTCACTTTGGATTGGAGGCTGCACAGCTGCTGCCTGATGGGGTTTGAAGGTGCCACCTGGCCCCTCCCCCTACAGTTCCCTCTGTGACACAGAGAGCAGCCCCAGAAGCCCATTCTCTTGACCATGCACTCACACCAAATGTGACAAGTCCACTGCTGTGTTCAATAAAGTGTTCATATCAGGAGCTGTGGGCTGAATGTGTGCATTTTCTGGAATGTCCTGGGTATTCATATTCAGTCTATCATGGCCCTGGGTGCCTTGCCTagcacagaaaacacagaaatccAAGCACAGAAAGATTCTCCAATGCCAAGTCAGGATACTGGGACAAAATCTAAGGCAGGTGCGTCTGTCTGATAGTCTCTGGACATGGTTATAGCCTGAGAACACATGCTGGGGGGCCGGCTGGTTCCAGGTCAGGAGGCCATGGTAAGAGGTTTCCACCCTGCCTGCCTCAGATCATGAGAGTGTGAGCTTCAGCCCCTACTGTGTCAACACTGGTCACATCAGAGCTTAAGGCCTGGCTGAGGAGGCAGGCAAAAAGACACCATGTGAACAGCCCCCCAGGATGGTGAGAAGGACAAGGCTGGGCTCCCAGTGGACCACTAACATTGGAGAGTCAGGTAAGCATCATTGAGATCAGCTAGGAAAGCCGGTGACAGAAGAAGACACTCTCCACAGGAAGAGTTGAGAAGTACATCCAAGAGAAGGATCTCTGAACACAGTGGTGTTGGGATAATctctttgtacactgtgtgaaaatgtatgtctgtccttcctcatctgcctaaggcaccttctgattggtttactaaagagctgaatggccaatggctaggcaggagaggataggtgggacttccgggcagagatgGGAACTCAgggaaagaatctgaggtgggaagattccCAGCCAGATGCGGAGGAAGTCAGACATATGGTacgagccatgtggtagaacGTAGACTAATATAAACGGGTTAacttaagagctagttgggaacaagcctaagctaaggccaagctttcataattaataaaaatctccacatcattattcaggagctggcagtccaaagaaagtccaaccaTAGTGGGATCAAATTTGAAGTCATATTGTTCCTGCTTGCTGGGTTTATTCATGCCCTGCATCCGATCACTGGGGTATTCAAATACTCCGAGGAGAATGGCCATCCCCTGAGCATAGGGAAGAAGGCTTCACGGCTGTACTGCTCAGCTTTCTGGTGCACAACAAAATGCCGGAGGGAATCAGTGTAGAGAGAGGAAAGGTTGGCTTGAGCTGACAGTTTTATCTGTGATCTGTCATTGCTCCGGGGCCTGTGGCGAGGCACGTGAAAATGGGAAGCaggtgagagaggagggagccagTGTCCACAGGCCTCTTCAAGGCACACCCCCAATGACCCAACTTTCTCCTACTAGCCCCATTTCTAAAGATTGTACCAGCTCCCAGTGGCACCACAGGCTGGGAACCACTCCTATGCCTTCAGCACACAACCCTTGGACACATTCCAGCCCAAATGGCcataagctctctctctctctctctctctctctctctctctctctctctctctctctctctccatttctcctccttctcctctctctctccctgagacagggtttttcccaGTGACTCCCAGATTGTGACCCTTACCCCACTCCCGTTGAGTGCCCCCTCCCCACACTGGCAGTGTCATTTGGGGAGATTGTAAGACCTCTAGTAGATGGGACCTAGCTGGGGGGGTGGGCTACCTCTGAAGGTGACACTTGATCCCTCCAGTTTGAGTCCTGTGAAAGACTAGCTCATGTCAAAGACTTTTCTGTAAGAGCCCAGGGACCCTATGTCCACACAGAGCTGCCCAGTGAAGTGTTCTTCAAGGTGCTTCTGGGAGGCCACACAGCCGTGGTCCCAGGCAGCCACCCCAGCTGGCAGCAACCTTGGTTTTGAGGTATTCAGAATTCAAAAGTCACAGTGgccacacctttcatcccagcactcgggggggggggggggcagaggcaagtggtgattttgaggccagccagagctacacagtgagaccctgtctccatgtCATGGAGGCTTCCACTGAGATTTTAGAA containing:
- the LOC131926431 gene encoding keratin-associated protein 10-7-like isoform X3, with the protein product MSICSSDLSYDSRVCLPGSCDSCTDSSWQVDDCPESCCEPTCCGPTSCLTFVCTPVSCVSSPCCQSACSSCCTPSCCTSSPCCVTLCCKPVCCTPICSGSSSCCQQSSCQPACCTCSPCQPSCCVPVCCKPVCCKPVCCTPICSGSSSCCQQSSCQPSCCQSSCCVPVCCKPVCCKPCSSVSLLCRPVCRPACCVPTSSCCASSCQPSCCKPCSSVSLLCSPACSRQACCGLSSGQKSSC
- the LOC131926431 gene encoding keratin-associated protein 10-12-like isoform X1, giving the protein MATSTMSICSSDLSYDSRVCLPGSCDSCTDSSWQVDDCPESCCEPTCCGPSCCTPSCCVPSCCVPSCCQPSCCAPASCLTFVCTPVSCVSSPCCQSACSSCCTPSCCTSSPCCVTLCCKPVCCTPICSGSSSCCQQSSCQPACCTCSPCQPSCCVPVCCKPVCCKPVCCTPICSGSSSCCQQSSCQPSCCQSSCCVPVCCKPVCCKPCSSVSLLCRPVCRPACCVPTSSCCASSCQPSCCKPCSSVSLLCSPACSRQACCGLSSGQKSSC
- the LOC131926431 gene encoding keratin-associated protein 10-4-like isoform X2, encoding MATSTMSICSSDLSYDSRVCLPGSCDSCTDSSWQVDDCPESCCEPTCCGPSCCTPTSCLTFVCTPVSCVSSPCCQSACSSCCTPSCCTSSPCCVTLCCKPVCCTPICSGSSSCCQQSSCQPACCTCSPCQPSCCVPVCCKPVCCKPVCCTPICSGSSSCCQQSSCQPSCCQSSCCVPVCCKPVCCKPCSSVSLLCRPVCRPACCVPTSSCCASSCQPSCCKPCSSVSLLCSPACSRQACCGLSSGQKSSC